In a genomic window of Sutcliffiella sp. FSL R7-0096:
- a CDS encoding LacI family DNA-binding transcriptional regulator, with protein sequence MATIKDVAKLAGVAVSTASYALNNVNKVSPATMKKVQEAARELNYFKNGFASDLKRTRTNTIALILRDLSGPFYSELIKGVQEVSMTNGYDLIACSSVGGAQSTAAKFLKEKRVDGAIILAHNITNDILLESAREGFPIVVLDRKLNHEFVYQVEVDNIHGGYAATEYLISKGHREIGYVSGPLNSHDNQMRYDGYMSALKEYGIKFQNKWKVFGDFTREGGYRATKMLIAQLQLPEAIFYANDEMAIGGLQAFKENKISVPDDVSIIGYDDIQLAEYVNPPLTTVRQPKYEVGALAVHVVFQALAKEDVENYYNLSTEIVERKSVK encoded by the coding sequence GTGGCAACAATCAAAGATGTGGCAAAGCTTGCAGGAGTGGCTGTTTCAACCGCGTCCTATGCACTGAACAATGTAAACAAAGTCAGTCCGGCGACCATGAAAAAGGTACAGGAAGCCGCAAGGGAACTGAATTATTTTAAAAATGGCTTTGCCTCTGACTTAAAAAGAACAAGAACAAACACAATAGCACTCATATTACGGGATCTTTCCGGTCCCTTCTATTCTGAGCTCATCAAAGGGGTACAGGAAGTCTCCATGACAAATGGCTACGACCTGATAGCATGCAGCTCTGTTGGAGGAGCGCAATCAACCGCAGCAAAGTTTTTAAAAGAAAAACGGGTGGATGGTGCGATCATCCTCGCCCATAATATAACAAATGATATTTTGCTGGAATCTGCACGTGAAGGTTTTCCAATTGTAGTACTTGATCGGAAGCTTAATCATGAGTTTGTGTATCAGGTGGAAGTGGACAACATTCATGGCGGATATGCGGCCACTGAATATTTAATCAGCAAAGGCCACCGGGAAATAGGGTATGTTAGCGGGCCTTTAAATTCCCATGATAACCAGATGCGCTATGATGGATATATGAGTGCATTAAAGGAATACGGCATCAAGTTCCAAAATAAATGGAAGGTGTTCGGGGACTTTACTCGTGAAGGTGGTTACCGAGCAACGAAAATGCTGATCGCTCAACTCCAGCTTCCTGAAGCCATTTTCTATGCCAACGACGAGATGGCCATCGGTGGTTTGCAAGCATTCAAAGAGAACAAAATCAGCGTGCCTGACGATGTTTCCATCATCGGTTATGACGATATCCAGTTGGCTGAATATGTGAACCCTCCGCTTACCACGGTAAGGCAGCCCAAGTATGAAGTCGGGGCGTTAGCGGTGCATGTGGTGTTCCAAGCTTTGGCCAAAGAGGATGTAGAAAATTATTATAATCTTTCTACCGAGATTGTGGAGCGCAAGTCGGTAAAGTGA
- a CDS encoding Gfo/Idh/MocA family oxidoreductase, with the protein MKKMKAGIIGTGTISGIYLEAPSKFTILDIVAVADLDMERAKVRAKEFQIEKVYTVAEMLEDPEIDMIINLTIPKAHYEVTHAALEAGKHVFVEKPLTLEVEEGRKVLELAKQKGLRVGSAPDTFLGAALQTCRKLIDDGAIGRPLAATGFMLNGGPEGWHPFPDFYYQKGGGPMFDMGPYYLTAFIHLLGPIKRVTGSAQSGFTERTVTRSEDYGRRLPVETPTHVAGILDFESGAVGTIVTSFDVFGGTEHPCIEIHGTKGTLSVPDPNNFGGTVRLREAGSHSFKETTLSHRYAENSRGIGAAEMAHAIYEGRPHLTNGELALQVLEVMHAIHESSSEGVHVDIKNRCERPAALPMGMIL; encoded by the coding sequence ATGAAAAAAATGAAAGCAGGAATCATTGGAACCGGAACTATTAGCGGAATTTACTTAGAAGCCCCATCCAAGTTTACTATATTAGACATCGTCGCTGTGGCGGATCTTGACATGGAGCGAGCAAAAGTCAGGGCGAAGGAGTTTCAAATCGAGAAGGTTTATACGGTGGCTGAAATGCTTGAGGATCCTGAAATTGACATGATCATCAACCTCACTATCCCAAAAGCCCATTATGAGGTGACACATGCTGCACTTGAAGCTGGCAAGCATGTTTTCGTGGAAAAGCCACTCACACTAGAAGTGGAGGAAGGTAGAAAAGTTTTGGAGCTTGCCAAGCAAAAAGGCCTCCGTGTAGGATCTGCACCAGATACGTTTCTTGGTGCGGCATTGCAAACATGCCGGAAGCTGATTGATGATGGAGCGATAGGGCGTCCGCTTGCTGCTACCGGCTTTATGCTTAACGGCGGCCCAGAAGGCTGGCATCCCTTCCCAGATTTTTATTATCAAAAAGGCGGTGGACCGATGTTCGATATGGGTCCATATTATCTCACCGCTTTTATTCATTTACTGGGACCCATCAAGCGGGTCACAGGCTCAGCACAGTCAGGCTTCACAGAAAGAACGGTGACCAGAAGCGAAGACTATGGGCGCAGGCTACCAGTTGAGACCCCTACGCATGTGGCAGGCATTTTGGATTTTGAAAGCGGGGCAGTCGGAACCATTGTGACAAGTTTCGACGTATTTGGCGGAACAGAGCATCCTTGCATCGAAATTCACGGTACAAAAGGAACACTGAGTGTACCAGATCCAAACAATTTTGGTGGTACCGTCAGGCTTCGGGAAGCAGGATCACATTCGTTCAAGGAAACGACGCTTTCACATCGCTATGCAGAGAACAGCCGGGGCATCGGTGCAGCGGAAATGGCACATGCCATATATGAAGGACGTCCACATCTCACTAATGGAGAATTGGCCCTCCAAGTTCTTGAGGTGATGCATGCAATACATGAGTCCTCCTCTGAGGGCGTCCATGTCGATATAAAAAACAGGTGCGAGCGGCCAGCAGCACTCCCAATGGGGATGATTCTGTAA
- a CDS encoding amylo-alpha-1,6-glucosidase yields MQTTTSSQKINIESGDVHFTFLNSGDLFEATYKETMINQWMSNPIDGALNNLYLRVHGENGIKAYPLLGVKSTSNTSYSQNEIKWKGTVDDIDYSVSFRLSEKGIWFWDVKVNGEGQTVDIVYGQDVGIGSKGLVRTNESYLSQYIDHTVFEDEQHGYVVCSRQNQPQPGGFPYLQQGSLTKAVGYSTDGFQFFGLSYKETNEPEVLTKETLANEIYQYEFAFTGLQSKKVVLDGQESFVFYGLFKENHQEAVTELEFTEEVAEAWEEVKVLTSYSAKELEKVSANANLSGVLSGASFTIEELDKYFPVRQQEEWDGDTLLSFFTDTYEHIVLKEKELIVERPHGHIIMSGNNDKMTENIITSTSYMYGIFNSQLVVGNTSFHKMMTNARNALNVMKTSGQRIYVEVDGQYQLLTMPTSFEIGFNYARWYYKTADDVIVVTNYTIVDSPDIQLEVASENGKNYRYLVTNQISMNNNELVVSYDMNQDGKMLMFTAVEGSDSKHVYPDLAYKLTVEGADFTVSDETKLAEGVAPGSASLAVLETEATASWTMTVQGLLHGEEREFVTPDFATEVERYRAFFEKVMNGFKLTLGGESKEELEKMNATAWWYTHNMLVHYSVPHGLEQYGGAAWGTRDVCQGPTEYFMATQNYESVKEIIKKVYTHQYEDTGNWPQWFMFDQYNRIQSEESHGDIIVWPLKVLSDYLTITKDYSILEEKVPYTVRGAFHFTEEKATVLEHAKKEIQFIKDHFLHDTFLSSYGDGDWDDTLQPANAQLKQYMVSSWTVSLTYQVLNTLSKALEEVLTDEAEDLKALAKGIEIDFNKYMLASDVIPGFVYMEEQDKPELMVHPEDTKTGIHYRLLPMTRSMISELLTPEQAKAHFELIKKELYCPDGVRLMNRPANYAGGVSTHFKRAEQAANFGREIGLQYVHAHIRYVEAMAKLGKTDEVWNGLNTINPINIQKAVPNAERRQSNAYFSSSDGQFNDRYEAQEQFGKLRDGSVKVKGGWRIYSSGPGIYMNQLISNCLGIRFQAGDLVVDPVLPAELDGLTFTYKVNGQDVTFIYHLGKNHKKVLVNGTEVAGKATANRYREGGFVIGKELLDQQLSHRENKIEVYL; encoded by the coding sequence ATGCAAACAACCACATCGAGCCAAAAGATTAATATAGAGTCAGGAGACGTCCACTTCACCTTCCTAAACAGCGGGGACCTCTTCGAAGCAACATACAAAGAAACCATGATCAACCAATGGATGTCCAACCCGATCGACGGTGCACTGAACAATCTATACCTTCGAGTTCACGGAGAAAATGGTATCAAAGCCTACCCATTACTAGGCGTAAAATCAACCAGCAACACAAGCTATTCCCAAAACGAAATCAAGTGGAAAGGAACAGTGGATGACATTGACTATTCCGTAAGTTTCCGTCTATCTGAAAAAGGCATCTGGTTCTGGGATGTAAAAGTGAATGGCGAAGGCCAAACGGTCGATATCGTTTACGGTCAAGACGTTGGAATCGGAAGCAAAGGACTTGTCCGTACAAACGAATCCTACTTATCTCAATACATTGACCACACAGTATTTGAAGACGAGCAGCATGGCTATGTTGTCTGCTCCCGTCAGAACCAGCCACAGCCAGGAGGTTTTCCATACCTGCAACAAGGCTCCCTGACAAAAGCAGTCGGCTACTCAACGGATGGCTTCCAATTCTTCGGTCTTTCCTATAAAGAAACAAATGAGCCAGAAGTGCTGACAAAAGAAACACTTGCCAATGAAATCTATCAATATGAATTTGCTTTTACAGGATTGCAATCCAAAAAGGTTGTGCTGGATGGACAAGAAAGCTTCGTATTTTATGGCCTATTCAAAGAAAATCACCAGGAAGCTGTAACGGAGCTGGAGTTTACAGAGGAGGTAGCAGAAGCTTGGGAGGAAGTAAAAGTGCTGACTTCTTACTCTGCTAAAGAGTTGGAGAAAGTAAGTGCCAACGCAAACCTATCGGGAGTGCTTTCGGGGGCTTCCTTTACAATAGAGGAACTAGATAAGTACTTCCCGGTTCGCCAGCAGGAAGAATGGGACGGAGACACCTTGCTATCTTTCTTCACAGATACGTATGAACATATCGTGCTAAAAGAAAAAGAGCTTATCGTGGAGCGTCCCCACGGTCATATCATCATGTCAGGCAATAATGACAAAATGACGGAAAACATCATCACCTCCACTTCTTATATGTACGGAATCTTCAACTCCCAGCTTGTGGTGGGTAACACTTCCTTCCATAAGATGATGACAAATGCACGTAATGCATTGAATGTCATGAAAACTTCCGGACAGCGTATCTATGTGGAAGTGGATGGACAATACCAACTATTAACGATGCCTACCTCATTCGAGATCGGCTTTAACTATGCTCGCTGGTACTATAAAACGGCGGATGATGTGATCGTGGTGACGAACTATACAATAGTGGATTCGCCTGACATTCAATTAGAGGTAGCTTCTGAAAACGGCAAAAACTATCGCTACCTTGTTACCAACCAAATCTCCATGAACAACAACGAGTTGGTTGTTTCCTATGACATGAATCAGGACGGCAAAATGCTGATGTTCACAGCAGTGGAAGGGTCTGACAGCAAGCATGTATACCCTGACTTGGCTTATAAGCTGACTGTGGAAGGTGCAGACTTTACCGTTAGCGACGAAACAAAGCTTGCAGAAGGGGTTGCACCTGGATCTGCTTCCCTTGCGGTATTGGAAACAGAGGCAACAGCAAGCTGGACGATGACGGTTCAAGGGTTGTTACACGGTGAAGAGAGGGAATTTGTGACTCCGGACTTTGCCACAGAGGTGGAGCGTTACCGTGCATTTTTTGAAAAGGTGATGAACGGATTCAAGCTGACATTGGGGGGCGAAAGCAAGGAAGAGCTAGAAAAAATGAATGCCACTGCTTGGTGGTACACGCACAACATGCTTGTTCACTACTCTGTGCCACATGGACTGGAGCAGTACGGGGGAGCGGCATGGGGAACTCGTGATGTTTGTCAGGGGCCAACGGAATACTTCATGGCAACGCAAAACTACGAAAGCGTGAAGGAAATCATCAAAAAGGTATACACCCATCAATATGAGGATACAGGGAACTGGCCGCAATGGTTCATGTTTGATCAATACAACCGTATCCAAAGTGAAGAGAGCCATGGAGACATCATCGTTTGGCCACTTAAAGTGTTAAGTGATTACCTGACGATCACAAAAGATTACTCCATCTTAGAAGAAAAGGTTCCTTACACGGTTCGTGGTGCTTTCCATTTCACAGAAGAAAAAGCTACTGTGTTGGAACATGCGAAAAAAGAAATTCAATTTATTAAGGATCACTTCCTACATGATACATTCTTATCTTCCTATGGGGATGGAGACTGGGATGACACGCTGCAGCCAGCAAATGCCCAACTGAAGCAATACATGGTATCGAGCTGGACCGTTTCTTTGACATACCAAGTATTGAACACTCTTTCCAAAGCACTTGAGGAAGTATTGACAGATGAAGCAGAAGATCTGAAGGCTTTGGCAAAAGGAATTGAAATCGACTTTAACAAATACATGCTTGCATCTGATGTAATCCCTGGTTTTGTCTACATGGAAGAACAGGATAAACCGGAATTGATGGTACACCCTGAAGATACGAAAACCGGCATTCATTATCGTTTGCTGCCGATGACTCGCAGTATGATCAGCGAACTACTAACACCAGAACAGGCGAAAGCACACTTTGAGCTTATTAAGAAAGAGTTGTACTGCCCAGACGGCGTCCGCCTTATGAACCGCCCGGCAAACTATGCAGGTGGTGTCAGTACTCACTTCAAACGTGCCGAGCAAGCAGCAAACTTCGGTCGTGAAATCGGCTTGCAATATGTCCACGCACATATCCGTTACGTGGAAGCGATGGCCAAGCTCGGGAAGACCGATGAAGTGTGGAATGGCTTGAATACAATCAACCCAATCAACATCCAGAAGGCAGTGCCAAACGCAGAGCGCCGTCAAAGCAATGCTTACTTCAGCTCTTCTGATGGCCAGTTCAACGACCGTTATGAAGCCCAAGAGCAATTCGGCAAACTGCGCGACGGTTCTGTAAAAGTAAAAGGCGGCTGGAGAATCTATTCTAGCGGACCTGGAATCTACATGAACCAATTGATCTCCAACTGCCTTGGCATCCGCTTCCAAGCTGGAGACCTTGTAGTGGATCCTGTGCTTCCGGCGGAGCTTGACGGTTTGACATTTACGTATAAAGTAAACGGACAAGATGTGACATTCATCTATCACCTAGGGAAAAATCATAAAAAAGTACTTGTTAATGGAACAGAGGTTGCAGGAAAAGCGACTGCGAACCGCTATCGTGAAGGTGGTTTCGTGATTGGTAAAGAACTACTGGACCAACAGCTTTCCCATCGCGAGAATAAAATTGAGGTATACTTATAG
- a CDS encoding glycoside hydrolase family 3 N-terminal domain-containing protein, with amino-acid sequence MAKNMESLLEQMTLEEKISQLMQLATFFYKGAAGDGEITGPLEDMGISNEVVQNSGSVLGASGAWEVANIQREHLAENRLGIPLLMMADIVHGFKTIFPVPLAIGCSWDTELAEKSAEIAAKEASVAGVHVTFAPMVDLVRDPRWGRVMESTGEDPYLNSVFAKAFVRGFQGEDLTNDTHRVAACVKHFAAYGAPEGGRDYNTVNMSERQLRESYLPAYKAALDEGCEMVMTAFNTVDGIPASGNKKLMRDLLRAEWGFDGVMISDWGAVKELIPHGVAEDEREAALKGLEAGVDIEMMTACYAKNLKDLVESDELSEALIDESVLRILNLKNKLGLFENPYRGTSEELEKEVIMSEEHRQVAKELAIKSSVLLKNDEVLPLNKEQKIALIGPFAKNGDVLGPWSWQGSKEAAIQVYEGLLAKTSEANLLVAQGSDIETITEEQLHQAVETAKEADVIVLALGEASEMSGEGGCRADIRLPEAQLKLVARIRELGKPVVTVLFNGRPLDLHGVIAESDALLEAWYPGTEAGSAIADLLFGEANPSGRLTMSFPYSVGQVPIYYNCFNTGRPQGENKQERYVTHYLDIPNEPLLPFGFGLSYTTFDYSDVSASADSLTEDTSIDVSVKVTNTGERAGEETVQLYIRDLSGEIVRPLKELKGYEKVWLEPGETKQVTFTITEDQLRYYHSDLTFKSDKGKFHAMIGPNSNELTIKEFVLNK; translated from the coding sequence ATGGCTAAAAACATGGAAAGCCTTTTAGAACAGATGACGTTAGAGGAAAAAATATCCCAGCTCATGCAATTGGCAACATTCTTCTATAAAGGTGCAGCAGGGGATGGAGAAATTACCGGTCCTCTTGAAGATATGGGAATTTCAAATGAAGTGGTGCAAAACAGCGGATCTGTCCTTGGTGCATCAGGGGCATGGGAAGTTGCCAATATTCAACGAGAGCACCTTGCAGAAAACCGGCTAGGAATTCCTCTACTGATGATGGCAGATATAGTCCACGGATTTAAAACCATCTTTCCTGTACCTCTCGCAATTGGTTGTTCCTGGGATACAGAGCTTGCAGAAAAGAGTGCCGAAATTGCGGCAAAAGAAGCCTCTGTCGCTGGTGTTCATGTCACGTTTGCACCAATGGTCGACTTAGTAAGAGATCCAAGATGGGGACGAGTGATGGAATCAACCGGGGAAGATCCTTATCTGAACAGTGTCTTTGCCAAGGCCTTTGTTCGAGGCTTCCAAGGAGAGGACTTGACCAATGACACTCACCGTGTTGCAGCGTGCGTAAAACACTTTGCGGCATACGGCGCACCGGAAGGAGGCCGCGATTATAATACCGTCAACATGTCAGAAAGACAGCTTCGTGAGTCTTACTTGCCAGCGTACAAAGCAGCACTCGATGAAGGCTGCGAAATGGTCATGACAGCTTTTAACACGGTTGACGGCATTCCTGCCTCAGGAAACAAAAAGCTGATGAGAGATTTGTTACGAGCGGAATGGGGCTTTGACGGTGTCATGATCTCCGACTGGGGCGCAGTAAAAGAATTGATTCCACATGGTGTTGCAGAAGACGAACGGGAAGCCGCGCTAAAAGGATTGGAAGCCGGGGTGGACATTGAAATGATGACCGCCTGTTATGCAAAGAACCTTAAAGATCTTGTAGAGAGCGACGAGCTTTCGGAAGCACTGATCGACGAATCGGTCTTACGTATTCTAAATCTTAAAAACAAACTTGGACTCTTTGAAAATCCATACCGCGGCACGAGCGAGGAACTAGAAAAAGAAGTCATCATGTCAGAAGAGCACCGCCAAGTGGCAAAGGAACTTGCCATCAAATCTAGCGTTCTTTTAAAAAATGACGAGGTTCTGCCATTAAATAAAGAACAAAAAATCGCGCTCATCGGTCCATTTGCCAAAAATGGAGATGTGCTTGGCCCATGGTCTTGGCAAGGTTCAAAGGAAGCAGCAATACAGGTATATGAAGGACTACTTGCAAAAACATCAGAGGCTAACCTTTTAGTGGCACAGGGATCGGATATCGAAACAATTACAGAAGAACAGCTCCATCAAGCAGTGGAGACAGCAAAGGAAGCAGATGTCATTGTCCTTGCACTTGGAGAAGCATCTGAAATGAGCGGGGAAGGTGGCTGCCGGGCAGACATCCGCCTGCCAGAAGCACAATTAAAGCTTGTAGCGAGAATAAGGGAGCTTGGAAAACCTGTCGTAACGGTACTTTTCAATGGTCGTCCTTTGGATTTACATGGAGTAATTGCTGAATCGGATGCCTTGCTTGAAGCATGGTACCCAGGTACCGAAGCCGGTTCAGCCATCGCAGACCTGTTGTTTGGAGAGGCGAATCCTTCTGGAAGACTTACAATGAGTTTCCCATATTCTGTCGGGCAGGTGCCGATCTACTACAACTGCTTCAACACGGGACGCCCTCAAGGCGAAAACAAGCAGGAGCGCTATGTCACACATTATCTTGATATTCCAAATGAGCCCCTATTGCCATTTGGGTTCGGCTTGAGTTATACAACGTTTGATTACAGCGATGTGAGCGCCTCAGCAGATAGCTTAACAGAAGACACTAGCATCGATGTTTCTGTCAAGGTGACGAACACAGGAGAGCGTGCCGGTGAAGAGACGGTTCAGTTATATATCCGTGATCTGTCTGGCGAAATCGTCCGCCCGCTTAAAGAACTAAAAGGCTATGAAAAAGTATGGCTAGAGCCTGGTGAAACAAAACAAGTAACCTTTACCATCACAGAAGATCAACTCCGTTACTACCATTCGGACCTGACCTTCAAAAGTGACAAAGGCAAATTCCACGCCATGATCGGCCCGAACAGCAACGAATTGACGATAAAAGAGTTCGTTTTAAATAAGTAG
- a CDS encoding carbohydrate ABC transporter permease, which yields MASESLTNRKPKGTGIVTRLKKLAFGMKGNDGLLDKLFIYGLLIGIGFVYLFPLLYMISYSLKSLDDILNPLVNWIPTQLYLDNYQSAYAVLKFLPTLVESFYVTAIPAIVQTAVCAVVGYGFARFAFPFKRTMFVLVLATFIIPPQVTVIPRYVFFNEIGILGSIQSFLFPALLGQGINSAIFILIFYQFFKMMPKALEEAAQLDGAGYLRIFLTLALPMAAPAIIISFLFSFVWYWNETYLAAIYFGNSLTTLPLELQKFVATYQQMYPQSGGEASEINEGINMAGTVMTILPMLVVYAITQRWFVEGVDRSGIAGE from the coding sequence ATGGCAAGCGAATCGCTGACTAACCGCAAACCAAAAGGGACAGGCATCGTGACCAGGTTGAAAAAGCTCGCTTTCGGAATGAAAGGGAACGACGGCCTTCTCGATAAGCTTTTCATTTACGGCCTGTTGATCGGAATTGGCTTTGTCTACTTATTCCCGTTGCTATATATGATTTCTTACAGTCTGAAAAGCTTGGATGATATTCTCAATCCACTAGTAAACTGGATACCGACTCAACTTTATCTTGATAACTATCAATCTGCCTATGCGGTATTGAAATTCCTGCCTACCTTAGTGGAATCCTTTTATGTAACAGCCATCCCGGCCATTGTTCAAACGGCAGTATGTGCAGTGGTGGGTTATGGTTTTGCACGCTTTGCCTTTCCATTCAAACGAACCATGTTCGTGCTGGTATTGGCGACGTTCATCATCCCACCTCAAGTGACGGTCATCCCTCGTTATGTATTTTTTAACGAGATTGGTATTCTGGGAAGCATTCAGTCTTTCTTGTTTCCGGCACTACTTGGACAGGGAATCAACAGTGCGATTTTCATCTTGATTTTCTATCAATTCTTTAAAATGATGCCAAAAGCATTAGAAGAAGCAGCCCAGCTTGATGGGGCGGGATATTTACGGATATTCTTGACGCTTGCGCTTCCGATGGCTGCACCTGCGATCATCATTTCGTTCTTGTTCTCCTTCGTTTGGTACTGGAATGAAACATATTTGGCAGCGATTTATTTTGGTAACTCATTAACGACGTTACCACTCGAACTGCAAAAGTTCGTAGCAACCTATCAACAGATGTACCCGCAAAGTGGTGGGGAAGCATCAGAAATCAATGAAGGCATCAATATGGCAGGTACCGTTATGACGATCTTGCCGATGCTGGTAGTATATGCAATCACGCAACGCTGGTTTGTCGAAGGTGTCGACCGCTCCGGTATTGCTGGTGAATAA
- a CDS encoding sugar ABC transporter permease — MKQLSMRSKNTLTGLLFISPWILGFILFTAYPLFYSLYLSFQKVRITTEGIQTTFVNFDNFKHAFTVDALFTQKLLTFVQELVLSVPIIIVFSLIIAILLNQPIRFRNFFRMIFFLPVIIASGPVINELISQGVTSIPSIKDYAIFETMLSADSLFSSVLLYLMDNLIIILWFSGVQFLIFLAALQKIDTQVYEAAKIDGASNWECFWKVTLPSIFPMIVVNTVYTIVTFSIFSLNPVIEHIQTNMFQINTGFGYASALSWIYFLLIAVALGISVALLTVRGRKNYA, encoded by the coding sequence ATGAAACAGTTATCCATGCGCTCAAAGAATACGCTGACAGGATTGTTATTCATCTCACCATGGATTCTTGGTTTTATTCTATTCACGGCTTACCCCCTTTTCTATTCTTTGTACTTAAGCTTTCAAAAGGTACGGATCACAACAGAGGGGATCCAGACGACCTTTGTCAATTTTGATAATTTCAAGCATGCCTTCACGGTGGATGCACTGTTCACACAAAAGCTATTGACGTTTGTGCAAGAGCTTGTGCTCTCTGTGCCCATCATCATTGTGTTCTCACTCATCATCGCGATCCTGTTGAATCAGCCGATTCGCTTCCGCAATTTTTTCCGGATGATTTTCTTCCTTCCAGTCATCATTGCGAGCGGCCCGGTCATCAATGAGCTGATTTCACAGGGAGTGACATCCATCCCGTCCATCAAGGATTATGCGATATTTGAAACGATGCTTTCTGCTGATTCATTATTCAGTAGTGTCCTTCTGTATTTAATGGATAACCTGATCATTATTTTATGGTTTTCCGGGGTTCAGTTCTTAATTTTCCTGGCAGCCTTGCAGAAAATAGATACACAAGTATATGAAGCTGCCAAAATTGATGGCGCGTCCAACTGGGAATGCTTTTGGAAGGTGACACTGCCAAGCATTTTCCCGATGATCGTCGTTAATACGGTTTATACCATTGTGACATTCTCGATATTCTCGTTAAATCCAGTCATCGAACATATCCAAACAAACATGTTTCAAATTAATACAGGGTTTGGCTATGCTTCAGCCCTATCATGGATCTACTTCTTGTTGATTGCGGTTGCTCTAGGCATTTCAGTAGCACTGCTGACCGTCAGAGGAAGAAAAAATTATGCTTAA